A stretch of DNA from Leptospira wolffii serovar Khorat str. Khorat-H2:
ATCAGGATCCGGTCCAGGACCCTTATATCCGTCCGCAAGACTTGCTGATCATCGGAGGTTACGAGTCCCTACGCGGTTGGTATTATAACGATGCGAAATATCCGACGGAATGGAGAGACGGTGCCCAGCATAGGATCCTATTCGATTCCGAGCTTCGGATTCCTATCGAGCCGAGCCTGTTATGGTTAGTGGTCTTCTTGGATGGGGGAGCGCTTTACGAAGAAGTCAATCGAGCGGTGGGAACCAAGAAGGACTACTTCGATAATTACGATAAGAATAAGGAAGCGGCGATCCAGGCTAATCCTCTGTCATGGTATATACAAAATAATTTTAATACTCAAAACGGTAGAAAGGCCGACGTGACCTACGACGATCTGAATAACCCGGCGAGACTCGTTCTTTCGGCGGATAACGTTGCCTTCGATCGTATGAGATACTCCTGGGGTGTGGGGCTTCGTATCCAGATACCGGTGTTGCCTTTACGTATTTATTTCGCACAAAAATTGAAACCTACGGGAAATTTCTGGGCTCCGTTCGAAAGGTACGAGTCGGATAACGCCTTCCAATTCGTATTCGGTATCGGCGATTATAGGTTCTAAGGTACGAGCCCTTGTCCGATCTTTTAGAAGGATTGAACCCTCCTCAAAAGGCCGCAGTCGAGAGACTAGAGGGGCCCGTATTGATTTTAGCGGGTGCCGGCTCCGGAAAAACGAGGGTAATCACCCATAGAATCGCCAATCTGATTCTGAACCGTAAGACCGATTCCATCTGTGCCCTTACTTTTACGAACAAGGCCGCGGCGGAGATGTTGGAAAGGGTTTCTCGCCTGGTTCCATCCATTCCTTTTAACGTTCAGATCAAGACTTTTCATTCGCTTTGCCTATTTATATTGAGAAGAGAGATCGCATATTTGGGGATGGGTTCCGCCTTTACGATTTACGATTCCGTATTACAAGAATCCCTAATCAAGCAGGTGATCAAGGATCTACACGAAGATCCGAAACAGTACAAACCTTCCTCCTTGGCTTCTATTTTTTCCTCCTGGAAGGATTCCCTTTCGGATTCGGACGCTTATATCAGAAAGGAGAATTTTTCCCATCGTTCCCAGGTGATCGCTTCCATTTACGAGGAATACGAAAAAAGAAAGGCTAAAAACCAAGCCATGGATTTCGGGGACTTGATCCAAAAAACCGTCCAGCTTTTCCGGGAAAACCCGGAAGTCCTGGTTAAATACCAGAATAGATGGAATTACATCATGGTGGACGAGTATCAGGATACGAATAAGGTCCAATACCATCTTGTAAGATTACTTTCCGGAGAAAGAGGAAATCTTTGCGTGGTAGGGGACGACGATCAATCCATCTACTCCTGGAGAGGCGCCGATATTTCGAATATTTTAAATTTCGAAAAGGATTTCCCGAACGCTTTCGTCGTAAAACTGGAGGAGAATTACAGGTCCACCTCGAACATCATCCGCGCGGCCTCCCGTGTGATTTCGAACAACGAAGATCGTAAAGACAAGGAATTGTTTACGAATAACCCGGAAGGCGATCCTATTCTTCTCTCCGAATACGAAAACGAAAACGAGGAAGCATACGATACCGTAAGAAAGATCCGATCCGGTTCGGCGAGGGGCGCCGAATATAAGGATTTTGCCATATTCTACAGAACGAATGCGCAATCCAGATATTTCGAAGAGGCGCTAAGAACTTCCGGGATTCCGTATAAGATCTTCGGAGGATTCCGATTTTTCGATCGTGCGGAGATCAAGGACATGATCGCATATATGAACGTGGTGGCGAATCCTCTGGATTCGAATTCCATGTTACGAATTGTGAATACTCCTCCAAGGGGAATAGGGGAAGCGAGCCTGGAAAAAATCCGCGAATTCTCCATCCGGGAAGGGATTTCCTTTTTGGAAGCGATAGGAAGGGCGGATCTTCCTTTAAAAAAGGCGGGGCTCGGAAAAGCGAAGGAATTATTCAATTTATTCGAAGACCTGATCGAGATGAAAGAGAAGGGAGAACTCCCTTCCAAAATCGCCTTGCAGATCGTGGAAAGATCCGGCTGGGTCGAATACATGGAAAGAAACGCCCACGACGAAGAGGCCGTATCCAGAGTGGAGAACGTAAGAGAATTCGTGAACTCCATCGAAGAATACGAATCCAGGGAGGATTCTCCTACCCTGGAGGAATACCTGAATCAGATCAGTCTTCTCACCTCCGAAGAGGATAGCGCTCAGTTGACGGATTATGTGCATCTCATGACCATTCACAATGCCAAGGGGCTCGAATTTCCCACCGTATTTCTGACTGGTTTGGAAGAGGGGACCTTTCCGCATTTAATGAGCCTCGAAGAACCGAAAGGAGAAGAAGAGGAAAGAAGGCTTTTTTACGTGGCCTTGACCCGAGCCAGGGAGCATCTATATCTCAGTTATTGCAGGAACTCCCGTAAATTCGGAAAAATAGAATCTAGGATTTCTTCCCGTTTTCTTTCCGAAATCCCCGAGGAATGTTTCGGAGGAGACAGACTTCATTCCCGAAAAGGAGTTCGCAGACCGGATGGACCGCCTAGAGCTTCTTCCGGAGCCTTTACGCAAACTCGGGAAGAACCGGTTTCTACTTATACTCCCGATCCGAACTCCAAACCTCTAGGGGAAGAGGCGGATATTACCGAAGGGAGTCGGGTAAAACACGGTCAGTTCGGGGTAGGGACGGTGGTTTCCGTCCAGGGAACCGGCAAGAATCGGAAGGTGAAAATCCGATTCGGAGGGGTGGAGAAGAACTTTTTCCTTGCCTACACCCCCCTGGAGAAATTATAACCGAGGGAAAAGTTCCGCCCTGGAAATACCGATACTAAACTGTAGGAACATAGGAGAAGCAATGAAACGGATCGTAATACTGGCCTTGGCACTCAGCCTGGCGACCCCATTGTTTGCTGGTAAAGTCAGCGGTTTGGTGGAAGAATTCAATAAGGTGGAAGAATACAATAAAAACCGAAAGCTTTCCGATTCCGTAAAGAAAGCTACCCTGGAGAAGAACCTTCTATCGGCTTTAAAATACAGCCTTCATCGAAAATATCTGGATTATAAGGAATATACCAAGGATCTTAAAGCGGATTCCATCCAGTACGAGCCTCAAAAAGGGACCTTCGGAGTCTATGTAAAATACAAGACATATATCGTATTTTATAGTTATCTAATGGATCCGGAAATCTACCTTCAGACTCCTATCAACGAGGTCTTTTACGTTCGCCCTGAGAATCTGGAAGAAGAGCCTCATAAGGACGAGAAACCGGCAACCCCCGCGACCGGTAAATAAACGATTTTACGATGCGGTTTCCGGAAGAAGCGGAAATAGTTTCCAAGCTTGTTCTGGAGGCTGCGGACGAAATCATCTCCATTTATAATACGGATTTTCAGGTTCGCGAAAAAACCAAAGGAGATCCGATCACAGAGGCCGACCTCCGTGCGAATGAAATCATCGCAGGAGGAATACGCTCCCTTTTAAAAGATCCCGTTTATTCCGAGGAGGAAACGAATTTTACCCCCGCTTCCGCGGAAGGAAAAAGGGTATGGATTCTGGATCCCATAGACGGGACTAGAGAATTCGTAGCGAAGAACCCCGAGTTCGCAATCAGTCTGGGACTAGTGGAAAAAGGGAAACCAATTTTCGGAATCGTAATGAATCCCGCCAAAGGGGAATTTATTTGGGGTGTAGAAGGAATCGGTTCCGGTTACTTAGTTCTTAAGCCTCCATTCAGAAAGCATGAAATAGATTGGAGTTCACATACGAAATTCCTGGAGGATTTACGGGAAACGAATCCTAAGGATGTATTGGTTTCCGTATCCGAAAAAAAGAGCGGGTTGTACAAGGATATTCCGGGTAATCCCGAATATAGACTTTTGCCCATGGGATCTATCGCATACAAACTCGCTTTAGTCGGAATAGGGAAATATCCTTTGACGCTTTCACTCCGACCCAAAAACGATTGGGATGTCGCCGGAGGAATCGCGATACTGCGCGCCTCGGGGGGAACCGAACTCGAGATTCGATCGTCGAAGTCTTATCCTTTCCTGAGTTCCCGCCTAGGGATAGGACTCTTGGCCGGTAAGAAAGAATTCGTCGAATCCTATTGGGAAAAATATAAATCCTTTCTGCAGGCAAATGTCCGGGATCATTGGTAATATTCGGGGATCCGTTTTGTCCAAAAAGAACCAAGAATCGACGAAGAAAATCAGAATAGGAGTGGATGCTCGTCCGCTCTCCACTCCAGTTTCCGGAGTGGGAAAGTTGATCGAATCAGTACTTATGGGATTCGATTCGGATGAAGAATTCGAATTTATCCTTTTCTCCCATAGGGAATTGCATGAAGGATATAAGCATATTTTGGAATATCCTAATATTCAAATGCGTCTTGGGACTGGACTCCTGGCAAAGAAAGGGGGACTTTATTTCGGTCTTGCTCTTCCTCTCCAATTGAGAAACTCCGGGATCGATTTATTTTGGGGAACCCAACAGGTATTTCCTCCGTTTCTGCCCGAAAATATACCGGGCGTTCTTACCTATCATGATTTAGTGGCTTATAGATTTCCGGATACGATGAGGCCTATCGCCCGTTTACAGCAGTTATTTTATCTGAGAAGAAGTATCCTAAGAGCGGATCTGGTCCTCGCGAATTCGGAATTCACCGCCAAAGAACTTCGAAAATATTACGATTATCCTTCGGAGAAGATTCGGATCGTATATCCGGGATACGAGCCGAAAGAAATCCGAGTCGTTTCTAAGGCGCCTACTCTAAGAACCTCAGCAATTCCTAAAAGATTTTTCCTAACCGTTTCCACTTTGGAACCTAGAAAGAATTTCTCCACACTCTTTACGGCCTATTCTTCTCTGAAAAAGAAGAATCCGAAATACCCGCTTATCTGGGTTCATGCCGGAAAGGAAGGATGGGAATCCCCGGAATTTTTAACGGAATTTAAGGCGGCTGCCGATAAGGGAGATTTGGTCTGGGTGGATTCTCCGGACCGGTCGGAATTGCAGTATCTTTATTCCAAAGCCGAACTTTTTATTTTTCCTTCCATTTACGAAGGTTTCGGAATCCCTCTTTTGGAGGCGCTGGCCTATTCTATTCCTTGTATCGTTTCCGACCTGGAAGTGTTTCGGGAGATCGCCGGAAATTCCTGCGTTTACGTAGAGCCTGATTCGACGC
This window harbors:
- a CDS encoding 3'(2'),5'-bisphosphate nucleotidase CysQ; translation: MRFPEEAEIVSKLVLEAADEIISIYNTDFQVREKTKGDPITEADLRANEIIAGGIRSLLKDPVYSEEETNFTPASAEGKRVWILDPIDGTREFVAKNPEFAISLGLVEKGKPIFGIVMNPAKGEFIWGVEGIGSGYLVLKPPFRKHEIDWSSHTKFLEDLRETNPKDVLVSVSEKKSGLYKDIPGNPEYRLLPMGSIAYKLALVGIGKYPLTLSLRPKNDWDVAGGIAILRASGGTELEIRSSKSYPFLSSRLGIGLLAGKKEFVESYWEKYKSFLQANVRDHW
- a CDS encoding ATP-dependent helicase encodes the protein MSDLLEGLNPPQKAAVERLEGPVLILAGAGSGKTRVITHRIANLILNRKTDSICALTFTNKAAAEMLERVSRLVPSIPFNVQIKTFHSLCLFILRREIAYLGMGSAFTIYDSVLQESLIKQVIKDLHEDPKQYKPSSLASIFSSWKDSLSDSDAYIRKENFSHRSQVIASIYEEYEKRKAKNQAMDFGDLIQKTVQLFRENPEVLVKYQNRWNYIMVDEYQDTNKVQYHLVRLLSGERGNLCVVGDDDQSIYSWRGADISNILNFEKDFPNAFVVKLEENYRSTSNIIRAASRVISNNEDRKDKELFTNNPEGDPILLSEYENENEEAYDTVRKIRSGSARGAEYKDFAIFYRTNAQSRYFEEALRTSGIPYKIFGGFRFFDRAEIKDMIAYMNVVANPLDSNSMLRIVNTPPRGIGEASLEKIREFSIREGISFLEAIGRADLPLKKAGLGKAKELFNLFEDLIEMKEKGELPSKIALQIVERSGWVEYMERNAHDEEAVSRVENVREFVNSIEEYESREDSPTLEEYLNQISLLTSEEDSAQLTDYVHLMTIHNAKGLEFPTVFLTGLEEGTFPHLMSLEEPKGEEEERRLFYVALTRAREHLYLSYCRNSRKFGKIESRISSRFLSEIPEECFGGDRLHSRKGVRRPDGPPRASSGAFTQTREEPVSTYTPDPNSKPLGEEADITEGSRVKHGQFGVGTVVSVQGTGKNRKVKIRFGGVEKNFFLAYTPLEKL
- a CDS encoding LIC11625 family surface-exposed protein encodes the protein MKRIVILALALSLATPLFAGKVSGLVEEFNKVEEYNKNRKLSDSVKKATLEKNLLSALKYSLHRKYLDYKEYTKDLKADSIQYEPQKGTFGVYVKYKTYIVFYSYLMDPEIYLQTPINEVFYVRPENLEEEPHKDEKPATPATGK
- a CDS encoding glycosyltransferase family 4 protein — protein: MSGIIGNIRGSVLSKKNQESTKKIRIGVDARPLSTPVSGVGKLIESVLMGFDSDEEFEFILFSHRELHEGYKHILEYPNIQMRLGTGLLAKKGGLYFGLALPLQLRNSGIDLFWGTQQVFPPFLPENIPGVLTYHDLVAYRFPDTMRPIARLQQLFYLRRSILRADLVLANSEFTAKELRKYYDYPSEKIRIVYPGYEPKEIRVVSKAPTLRTSAIPKRFFLTVSTLEPRKNFSTLFTAYSSLKKKNPKYPLIWVHAGKEGWESPEFLTEFKAAADKGDLVWVDSPDRSELQYLYSKAELFIFPSIYEGFGIPLLEALAYSIPCIVSDLEVFREIAGNSCVYVEPDSTRAWEEELLAFTRKRKAFKKPNLKKFERRISAKKAKEAFLDLTRPK